From Brochothrix thermosphacta DSM 20171 = FSL F6-1036, a single genomic window includes:
- the lrgB gene encoding antiholin-like protein LrgB: MTAYFGITLTLIAFGIGTFLFKKTNKFFLFTPLFVAMILGILFLKIGGFDYATDYKPGGDVINFFLEPATIAFAIPLYKQRTVLKRYWLAIIGAIVIGSFASIFVVYGVSSLINVDHPIMLSLLPEAATTAIALPLSASIGGIASVTSFAVIFNAVIVYAVGRFLLEKFNISNPIARGLALGTGGHALGVAVALEMGEVEGAMASIAMVVVGVITVIVVPVFVAFL, from the coding sequence ATGACTGCTTATTTTGGAATCACACTCACTTTGATTGCCTTTGGTATTGGGACATTCTTATTTAAAAAAACAAATAAATTCTTTCTTTTTACTCCTCTATTCGTTGCAATGATTCTCGGTATACTTTTCTTGAAAATCGGTGGTTTTGATTACGCCACAGACTATAAACCTGGTGGTGATGTGATTAACTTTTTCTTAGAACCTGCCACAATCGCCTTTGCAATCCCGCTTTATAAACAACGCACTGTCTTAAAACGTTATTGGTTAGCGATTATTGGTGCGATTGTCATAGGGTCATTTGCTTCTATCTTTGTGGTCTATGGTGTTTCTAGTCTTATCAATGTTGATCATCCAATTATGTTATCTCTTTTACCTGAAGCTGCGACAACTGCAATTGCTTTACCCTTATCTGCCTCTATCGGTGGTATCGCCTCTGTTACATCATTCGCCGTTATTTTCAATGCAGTGATTGTGTATGCAGTTGGACGCTTCCTCCTTGAGAAATTTAACATCTCTAATCCAATTGCACGCGGACTCGCTTTAGGAACAGGTGGGCATGCATTAGGCGTAGCCGTTGCTTTAGAAATGGGTGAAGTTGAAGGTGCAATGGCCAGTATCGCTATGGTTGTTGTTGGAGTAATCACCGTCATCGTTGTCCCAGTATTTGTAGCCTTTTTATAA
- the pnuC gene encoding nicotinamide riboside transporter PnuC yields MMTTVRKELLGGWTTFEKSYIGGLLLLQLIVFYFNPENLISMIAGISGVLCVTFVAKGKISNYFFGVIQVSLYLIISLQFVLYGEVLLNSFYFIMQIVGIIVWRKKMNVAVSETSTNTTETAVVEARSLSKKQTFFTVTVVVIFWYLFGLMLDYFGSNQPYLDSITTAISVVAQILMTLRYKEQWLLWIVVNILSIILWIIAGNPSMVAMWVAFLFNSSYGYYN; encoded by the coding sequence ATGATGACAACAGTGAGAAAAGAACTTTTAGGTGGCTGGACAACGTTTGAAAAAAGTTATATTGGTGGCCTATTATTATTACAACTTATTGTTTTTTATTTCAATCCAGAAAATTTAATCAGTATGATTGCGGGTATTAGTGGCGTATTATGCGTAACCTTTGTTGCTAAAGGGAAAATTAGTAATTATTTCTTTGGTGTTATTCAGGTAAGTTTATATTTAATTATCAGCCTTCAGTTTGTGTTATATGGCGAAGTATTATTAAATAGTTTTTACTTTATTATGCAAATTGTGGGTATCATTGTCTGGCGTAAAAAAATGAACGTTGCTGTGTCAGAAACAAGCACAAATACGACTGAAACAGCTGTTGTTGAAGCGCGTAGTTTATCTAAAAAACAAACATTTTTCACCGTGACTGTGGTCGTTATTTTTTGGTACCTCTTTGGTTTGATGCTAGATTATTTTGGTAGCAATCAACCGTATTTAGATAGTATTACAACGGCAATAAGTGTGGTTGCTCAAATTTTGATGACCTTACGTTATAAAGAACAGTGGTTATTATGGATTGTTGTGAATATCTTGTCAATCATATTATGGATTATTGCAGGCAATCCGAGTATGGTGGCAATGTGGGTGGCATTTCTCTTTAATAGTAGTTATGGTTACTATAATTGA
- a CDS encoding AAA family ATPase, whose translation MSNLVTARLSEKNIGIVFGCFAPCHLGHFNTIMQAKRENDACIVVVCGEPGDRGEAVGLDLRRRFRYMRELFAEDEKVVVTELDETGMPLFPNGWTEWLEAVQSIVKATMVSSAEKLTWYVGEKEYITELEVRTNDFIRFINRQELPISATLIRENPYKYWRYIMLPFRRVFSMNILVLGTASGGKSTLVKDLGRYFDSPYTDEYARRYEEKYNVRDEELAINDFNYMGAGQFENNKNAIISPMNRGLMFADTDVLVTKVYTKYYCSPQEYAQLAPSFDLLIAQQQWEIIFVIPPITPYVNDDFRDMSYADETSRWHLHQLFMAELEAHQLLEKVVMLDQKGNLETDSQGFYARYEAAKKHVQNHVHNKSGIWID comes from the coding sequence ATGAGTAATTTAGTCACAGCACGTTTATCAGAAAAAAATATTGGAATTGTTTTTGGGTGTTTTGCACCTTGTCATTTGGGCCATTTTAATACAATCATGCAAGCTAAGCGCGAAAATGATGCGTGTATTGTTGTTGTTTGTGGTGAGCCGGGTGATAGAGGTGAGGCAGTGGGTTTGGATTTACGCCGTCGGTTTCGTTATATGCGTGAGCTTTTTGCAGAAGACGAGAAGGTAGTGGTTACAGAATTAGATGAAACAGGGATGCCGTTATTTCCAAATGGCTGGACAGAATGGTTAGAGGCTGTGCAATCAATTGTGAAAGCAACAATGGTTTCTTCAGCTGAAAAATTAACGTGGTATGTGGGAGAAAAAGAGTACATAACAGAGCTAGAAGTGCGGACAAACGATTTTATTAGATTTATTAATCGTCAGGAGCTGCCTATTTCAGCTACTTTAATCCGTGAAAATCCTTATAAATATTGGCGTTATATCATGCTGCCATTTCGCCGCGTTTTCTCAATGAACATACTCGTTTTAGGGACAGCGAGTGGTGGGAAAAGCACGTTAGTAAAAGATCTAGGCCGTTATTTTGATAGCCCCTATACAGATGAATATGCACGACGGTATGAAGAAAAATACAATGTGCGTGATGAGGAACTTGCTATCAATGATTTTAATTATATGGGTGCAGGTCAATTTGAAAATAATAAAAATGCGATTATTAGTCCCATGAATAGAGGGCTAATGTTTGCGGATACTGATGTTTTGGTAACCAAGGTTTACACAAAATATTATTGTAGCCCACAAGAGTATGCACAATTGGCACCTAGTTTTGATTTACTCATCGCACAACAACAATGGGAAATCATTTTTGTTATCCCGCCTATTACGCCTTATGTGAATGATGATTTTCGTGATATGTCATATGCAGACGAAACGAGTCGTTGGCACTTACATCAACTATTTATGGCTGAATTAGAGGCGCATCAACTATTAGAAAAGGTGGTGATGCTTGACCAAAAAGGAAATTTAGAGACAGATTCACAAGGTTTTTATGCCCGATACGAGGCTGCTAAAAAACATGTTCAGAACCATGTGCATAATAAATCAGGTATTTGGATCGATTAA
- a CDS encoding NUDIX domain-containing protein gives MTKRTEQEEQIYYETEASEQEFLEWYRTKEHKKYERPSVTIDNVMLAYNREEDALKILLIKRKAHPYKGCWALPGGFVNPNESTDKGCLRETFEETGVQLKESNIEQLYTFSTPNRDPRDWVITVSYIAFLNQEALKAGDDASEAAWFDITLTEGSALLHHQMEHIDLDLVAETTSAASTGNLAFDHEKIISTAIKRIIGKMYYQPRLLTLLGESFTIAEARKVYAKFLGVPYQTLDHSNFKKDLLKFLKEVDERPTGVGRPSKFYALDIPYLK, from the coding sequence ATGACAAAACGCACAGAGCAAGAAGAACAAATATATTACGAAACAGAGGCGTCTGAACAGGAATTCCTTGAGTGGTATCGTACGAAAGAACATAAAAAATATGAGCGTCCTTCAGTGACGATTGATAATGTCATGTTGGCATACAATCGTGAAGAAGATGCTCTGAAAATTCTATTAATCAAACGAAAAGCACATCCATATAAAGGTTGTTGGGCTTTGCCAGGAGGCTTTGTCAATCCTAATGAGTCAACAGATAAAGGCTGTTTGCGTGAAACGTTTGAAGAAACAGGTGTCCAACTAAAAGAATCAAATATCGAACAGTTATACACATTTAGCACGCCAAATAGAGATCCACGTGATTGGGTGATTACAGTCAGTTACATTGCCTTCCTCAATCAAGAGGCTTTAAAAGCAGGGGATGATGCCAGTGAGGCGGCCTGGTTTGATATCACGCTAACAGAAGGTTCTGCATTGCTACATCATCAGATGGAACATATCGATTTAGATCTAGTTGCTGAAACGACGAGTGCGGCGAGTACAGGTAATTTAGCATTTGATCATGAGAAAATTATTAGCACAGCAATCAAACGTATTATCGGAAAAATGTATTATCAACCACGTCTTTTGACATTATTAGGTGAGAGTTTCACAATTGCAGAAGCGCGGAAGGTATATGCGAAGTTTTTAGGTGTGCCGTATCAAACGTTAGATCACTCGAATTTCAAAAAAGATTTATTGAAGTTCTTAAAAGAGGTAGATGAACGTCCAACTGGGGTGGGGAGACCTTCAAAATTTTATGCGTTGGATATCCCGTACCTTAAATAG
- a CDS encoding GNAT family N-acetyltransferase, with protein MNYELITDYKHNAIYRKSFFELVQTTFELDFKQWDDAGGWNDNYRCLSYRLGSQIVANVSINELTVIVEGNAHSALQIGTVVTHPDHRNKGLSRQLIEYALTTYEKDYDFIYLFANDTVLSFYPKFGFKQWHESTFVLDVSTYKKSNNTNSWRKLTREVPADLEIMTRLAEQRKPLSNQVEVTGREHLSHFYYILGFGDALYYHSECDALLIFEIDGSELHLFDIIAAQPINLNDILSSLLTPEITTVNFYFTPAGLPHVQSARMENPEDTLFVRSKIEEPNTPFVFPLTSHA; from the coding sequence ATGAACTATGAATTAATCACAGACTACAAACACAACGCTATCTATCGTAAAAGTTTTTTTGAACTCGTTCAAACAACATTTGAACTAGATTTTAAACAATGGGATGACGCTGGTGGTTGGAATGATAACTATCGCTGTCTTTCTTATCGTTTAGGTTCACAAATTGTTGCCAACGTTTCAATCAATGAATTGACTGTTATTGTTGAGGGAAACGCTCATTCAGCTTTACAAATCGGTACAGTTGTCACGCATCCTGATCATCGCAACAAAGGCTTGTCACGTCAATTAATCGAGTATGCGCTAACCACGTATGAAAAAGATTATGACTTTATCTATCTCTTTGCGAATGATACAGTGCTGTCTTTTTATCCTAAATTCGGCTTCAAACAATGGCACGAATCAACGTTTGTTTTAGATGTATCAACGTACAAAAAAAGTAACAACACAAATTCTTGGCGTAAATTAACACGTGAAGTACCTGCTGATTTAGAAATCATGACTCGCTTAGCAGAGCAACGAAAACCCTTATCGAATCAAGTTGAAGTGACAGGTCGTGAGCATTTAAGTCACTTTTATTACATCCTTGGTTTTGGTGACGCACTCTATTATCATAGCGAATGTGATGCCCTACTGATCTTTGAAATAGATGGATCAGAATTACATCTCTTCGATATCATTGCAGCTCAACCAATCAATCTTAATGATATCTTAAGTAGTCTATTAACACCTGAAATTACAACCGTTAACTTTTACTTTACACCTGCTGGCCTTCCTCATGTACAATCGGCACGTATGGAAAACCCTGAAGATACACTTTTTGTGCGTTCAAAAATTGAGGAACCAAACACACCGTTTGTTTTCCCATTAACTTCACATGCCTAA
- a CDS encoding serine hydrolase yields the protein MKRNLMVGLLVVGFLMGGVNQPIAVQANSTTTKSITENYVKVDVDVRLQKKAYQIYSKPYGYEGYQTIDNSTAYVGNDYTVKQEAISGNNRYYYIVYGKGKAGWINTKGFTKLDRPIYKTLNKNLKLTSGNYNVFTAPYLSKNSRILSKTQGYIDNDYVVKKQAQSGGATYYQITLANKQMVWVNANGFKALAKESYKKVSIAGNITSSTAALYTKPYLYKGSRYVVTTAKNKGRAVKITESAITPKGVFYKVNGLGWLPKSSIKEDDKKMEKVQTLLNSKYRSPNYGIYVRRLSDGKTATMHGNTNFTAASTGKLPAIYYTQKMINSGKIKYSSRYENKRAINNMPLSYQPWGAGVLQYEPWGKYFPIDTILKWTIQKSDNQGANFLGYYGGNQYSPAMKKEISKVVGRQWTSWGKVSAKDNAKLIEAIYRQGGKAPRYLQSTNYDNQRIPKYLPVPVGHKIGDLYDLAHDVGIVYAKEPYVISVMTKNYTGYEKISVLSRDVYNILK from the coding sequence ATGAAGCGAAATTTGATGGTAGGGCTACTTGTGGTAGGGTTCCTTATGGGGGGTGTAAATCAGCCAATAGCTGTTCAAGCAAATTCAACCACAACAAAAAGTATAACGGAAAATTACGTTAAAGTAGATGTTGATGTCCGATTGCAGAAAAAAGCATACCAGATTTATTCGAAGCCGTATGGATATGAAGGTTATCAGACAATCGATAACAGTACGGCTTATGTTGGTAATGATTATACAGTTAAGCAAGAGGCCATTTCAGGCAATAACCGTTATTATTATATTGTGTACGGGAAGGGTAAAGCAGGATGGATCAATACAAAGGGTTTTACTAAGCTTGATCGACCAATTTACAAAACGTTGAATAAAAATTTGAAATTAACGAGTGGTAATTATAATGTATTTACGGCACCTTACCTTAGTAAAAATAGCCGCATATTGTCGAAAACACAGGGGTATATTGACAATGATTATGTCGTGAAAAAACAAGCGCAATCCGGTGGTGCAACCTATTATCAAATAACGTTAGCGAATAAACAAATGGTATGGGTCAATGCAAATGGTTTTAAAGCATTGGCAAAAGAAAGCTATAAAAAAGTGTCGATTGCGGGGAATATCACCAGCAGTACGGCTGCGTTGTATACAAAACCTTATCTGTATAAAGGCTCACGATATGTGGTAACTACTGCCAAAAACAAAGGGCGTGCTGTTAAAATAACAGAATCAGCTATAACGCCAAAAGGTGTTTTTTATAAGGTTAACGGCCTTGGATGGCTGCCAAAAAGTAGTATTAAAGAAGATGATAAGAAAATGGAAAAAGTGCAAACGCTCTTAAATAGCAAATACCGTTCACCAAATTATGGCATTTATGTCCGTCGTTTATCGGACGGAAAAACAGCAACGATGCATGGTAACACTAATTTTACGGCGGCAAGTACAGGGAAATTACCTGCGATTTATTACACACAAAAGATGATTAATAGTGGCAAAATAAAATATAGCAGTCGTTATGAAAACAAACGTGCCATTAATAATATGCCGTTATCCTATCAACCGTGGGGTGCTGGCGTATTACAGTATGAGCCTTGGGGTAAATATTTCCCGATTGATACAATTTTAAAATGGACGATACAAAAATCAGATAACCAAGGTGCCAATTTCTTAGGCTATTATGGCGGTAACCAATACAGCCCTGCAATGAAGAAAGAAATTAGTAAGGTAGTTGGTCGCCAATGGACCTCGTGGGGGAAAGTAAGTGCAAAAGATAATGCTAAACTGATTGAAGCGATTTATCGACAAGGTGGTAAGGCACCGCGTTATCTGCAATCAACAAATTATGATAATCAGCGGATTCCGAAGTACTTACCAGTGCCGGTAGGGCATAAAATTGGTGATTTATATGACTTGGCTCATGATGTAGGCATTGTTTATGCGAAGGAACCTTACGTCATCTCAGTAATGACTAAAAACTATACTGGATATGAAAAGATTTCAGTGTTATCGCGTGATGTTTATAATATTTTAAAATAA
- a CDS encoding TetR/AcrR family transcriptional regulator — MKNALLTNEQILATTENLLRQNGVTKTAVTDVAKALNVSHATIYNYFPNKKTLLAKATENWLQVEIINHLKDIPSTADTLSVEQHLYRYIDMLIKLKRKSATKDSALFAIYAKVTVSETKVLAHHIHQIHQHLTLICQRHLTLADEPCHNLARFIFSATSKFHHPAHANEWLETAQSDADFANVWAHIQPLLNSYHTR; from the coding sequence TTGAAAAATGCCTTACTAACGAACGAACAAATTTTAGCTACAACAGAAAATTTATTGCGTCAAAATGGCGTTACAAAAACAGCAGTCACTGATGTTGCAAAAGCTTTAAATGTCAGCCATGCCACAATTTATAATTATTTTCCCAATAAAAAAACGCTGCTCGCGAAAGCAACGGAAAACTGGTTACAAGTGGAGATAATTAATCACCTTAAAGATATACCCAGTACAGCTGATACTCTTTCAGTGGAACAGCATCTTTATCGCTATATTGATATGCTAATTAAGCTAAAACGCAAATCAGCAACGAAAGACAGCGCTCTATTTGCTATTTATGCAAAAGTCACTGTCTCCGAAACAAAAGTTTTAGCACATCACATTCACCAAATTCATCAACACTTAACACTTATCTGTCAACGACACCTCACCCTTGCTGATGAGCCATGCCATAATTTAGCACGCTTTATCTTCTCTGCAACAAGTAAATTTCATCACCCGGCACATGCGAATGAGTGGCTTGAGACGGCACAAAGTGATGCTGATTTTGCCAATGTCTGGGCGCATATTCAACCGCTTCTAAACAGTTATCACACACGTTAA
- a CDS encoding anti sigma factor C-terminal domain-containing protein produces the protein MKNFKELFESYRKGEVTPAEKEYIEAEIEKNELINDYLLENDEDWDKEILGEKAIDVARLKKQTSRKIMRMTLIPIGAVVCVGLLLFYLIIPGIQAMYDQKYYNPTALVPLKVEGVPDDKVMFDFTVYADLFIPGYFVNKVDVVKTGLGKYDLAIDFASKFSYSNDTATIETLKINKGKNTAELEGFHDLTRLPYSFAEKAQPAVATYELSSANERKSMIQENIAELKKLPDSSIVSAYVTFKEDQTIKESLALMKPQNSEIDIAWLGIRNQTKNEQDKNRVILPIGLKVDNTVSYYTDQPVSTKKYPNIINDDRSKKPALLEKMFKSQVQYILDNPDILAITAGNNTQGYDHTKQLKAVQNYINKQGIQSYGGLVYGKPAELITLLQNEQIYSAHLEDARLALFAK, from the coding sequence ATGAAAAATTTTAAAGAATTATTTGAAAGCTATCGTAAAGGTGAGGTCACACCTGCAGAGAAGGAATACATCGAAGCTGAAATTGAAAAAAACGAATTAATAAATGATTATTTATTGGAGAATGATGAAGACTGGGATAAGGAGATTTTAGGTGAAAAAGCTATCGATGTCGCTCGTCTAAAAAAACAAACGAGTCGAAAAATTATGCGTATGACATTGATTCCTATCGGTGCTGTTGTCTGTGTAGGGCTTCTACTTTTCTATTTAATTATACCTGGCATACAAGCGATGTATGATCAAAAATATTATAATCCGACTGCTCTCGTGCCGCTCAAGGTAGAGGGGGTTCCTGATGATAAAGTGATGTTTGATTTCACCGTCTACGCAGATTTATTTATACCGGGTTATTTTGTCAACAAAGTGGATGTCGTAAAAACAGGGCTTGGAAAGTATGATCTTGCAATCGATTTTGCTTCTAAGTTTAGCTATTCTAATGATACAGCAACAATAGAAACACTAAAAATAAATAAAGGTAAAAATACAGCTGAGTTAGAAGGATTTCACGATTTAACTCGTTTACCTTATTCATTTGCCGAAAAAGCACAACCAGCCGTAGCGACTTATGAGCTTTCATCAGCTAATGAACGGAAATCAATGATTCAAGAAAATATAGCTGAGCTTAAAAAATTACCTGATAGCAGCATTGTTTCTGCTTATGTTACTTTTAAAGAGGATCAAACAATTAAAGAGTCTCTGGCTCTTATGAAACCACAAAACAGTGAAATTGATATTGCTTGGCTTGGTATTCGTAATCAAACGAAAAATGAGCAAGATAAGAATCGTGTCATTTTACCGATTGGTTTGAAAGTGGATAATACGGTAAGCTATTACACGGATCAACCTGTGTCCACAAAAAAATATCCGAATATCATTAATGATGACCGTTCGAAAAAGCCTGCTTTATTAGAAAAAATGTTTAAATCACAAGTTCAATACATATTGGACAATCCCGATATTTTAGCAATCACTGCAGGTAACAATACACAAGGGTATGATCACACTAAGCAGTTAAAGGCTGTACAAAACTATATCAATAAACAGGGGATACAATCATATGGTGGACTCGTATATGGGAAACCTGCAGAATTAATAACGCTTTTACAAAACGAGCAGATTTACTCTGCTCATTTAGAAGATGCTAGATTAGCACTATTCGCAAAATAA
- a CDS encoding RNA polymerase sigma factor — MPQRELEKYYQTYYRELYLYAYSLSQHKQMAEDLVSETFYCALYGKQKYQEQYKYWLFRICKNLYIDEYRKKKRYQSKVPLLGQVVQGDNLDQFIEKERYQNLYRCVLALRSPHKEMIILHYFCDYQLNEVAAYLEIPYSTVKVSLFRARQKLRKELEPYEKF; from the coding sequence GTGCCACAACGCGAGTTGGAAAAATATTATCAAACGTACTATCGAGAATTATATTTGTATGCCTATTCATTGAGTCAGCATAAACAAATGGCCGAGGACTTAGTAAGCGAAACGTTTTATTGCGCATTATATGGTAAACAAAAGTACCAAGAACAATACAAATATTGGCTGTTTCGTATTTGTAAAAATCTTTATATCGACGAGTATCGTAAAAAGAAGCGTTATCAGTCGAAAGTACCGTTGTTAGGACAGGTAGTGCAGGGGGATAATCTTGATCAGTTTATTGAAAAGGAACGTTATCAGAATCTTTATCGTTGTGTGTTGGCATTACGCTCACCTCATAAAGAAATGATTATATTGCATTATTTTTGTGATTATCAATTAAACGAGGTGGCTGCTTATTTGGAAATACCCTACAGTACGGTAAAGGTATCTCTTTTTAGAGCGCGTCAAAAATTACGAAAGGAGTTGGAGCCTTATGAAAAATTTTAA
- a CDS encoding HdeD family acid-resistance protein, whose protein sequence is MSTDTKGFDWKDLLIGLLYIIAAIALFASPGITITVIVIWLGILAITRGIFNFIRYTKVKKFTGFNATLLIIAGVLNILIGVALITNILSGIIAIGLLFALWFIVDSIAQILNVGFIKANKFIYWLSIIFNVMCLFIGISLLFTPITSALTVPFIIAFYLLIQGIEVVFTTFSK, encoded by the coding sequence ATGTCAACAGATACAAAGGGTTTTGATTGGAAAGACTTGTTAATTGGACTACTCTACATTATAGCGGCAATTGCATTGTTTGCTAGTCCAGGTATAACAATTACGGTGATTGTTATTTGGTTAGGTATCTTAGCAATTACTAGAGGTATTTTTAATTTTATTCGTTATACAAAAGTAAAGAAATTTACCGGTTTTAATGCCACGTTATTAATTATTGCAGGCGTGCTTAATATTTTAATTGGTGTTGCCTTGATTACCAATATATTATCGGGTATTATCGCGATTGGGCTTTTATTTGCATTGTGGTTTATTGTCGATTCAATTGCACAGATTTTAAACGTAGGGTTTATTAAAGCTAATAAATTTATCTATTGGTTATCGATTATTTTTAATGTTATGTGTCTTTTTATTGGGATTTCATTACTTTTTACTCCAATTACATCAGCATTAACAGTACCGTTCATTATTGCATTTTACCTGTTAATTCAAGGTATTGAAGTAGTGTTTACTACTTTCAGCAAGTAA
- a CDS encoding DUF3427 domain-containing protein, whose translation MGEKYSRKDACRLLNWDKDESATLYGYKPKYGNCPIFFTYEKDESLDASVAYEDDFLNAKVLKWYTRSNRSLTSKEVIKIVQSNETRMPIHVFVKKSDGEGSDSYYLGTAKVDNNTVQQVTMRDGKPVVEMNLILDNEVEKSLFHYLMSSSNT comes from the coding sequence ATTGGAGAAAAATATTCTCGTAAAGATGCCTGTCGTTTACTCAATTGGGATAAAGATGAGTCTGCAACTTTATATGGCTATAAACCTAAATATGGTAATTGTCCGATTTTTTTCACTTACGAAAAAGATGAATCATTGGATGCAAGTGTTGCTTATGAGGATGATTTTTTAAATGCTAAAGTGCTCAAGTGGTATACCAGAAGTAATCGATCATTAACTTCAAAAGAAGTCATCAAAATTGTCCAATCAAATGAAACAAGGATGCCAATTCATGTATTTGTCAAAAAAAGTGATGGTGAAGGCTCTGATTCTTATTATTTAGGTACAGCAAAAGTCGACAATAACACTGTTCAACAAGTTACAATGAGAGATGGTAAACCTGTGGTAGAAATGAATCTAATCCTAGATAATGAAGTTGAAAAAAGTTTGTTTCATTATTTAATGAGTTCTAGTAATACTTGA
- a CDS encoding BglII/BstYI family type II restriction endonuclease → MNYELHSHRYALSILTTDSQFIETWNEILHIVSSISDEVIINAFELSNSENRKQKSLSITLNALLKEEFEKWGWQSESPIFQISEYQGENWRLDFAKDNISIEVAFNHSGTIAWNL, encoded by the coding sequence ATGAATTATGAATTACATTCACATAGGTATGCTTTATCAATTCTAACTACAGATAGTCAATTTATCGAAACATGGAATGAGATATTACATATAGTATCTTCAATTTCTGATGAAGTTATTATTAATGCATTTGAATTATCTAATTCCGAAAACCGAAAGCAAAAAAGTCTATCAATAACACTTAATGCCCTTCTAAAAGAAGAGTTTGAAAAATGGGGATGGCAATCAGAAAGTCCAATTTTTCAAATATCCGAATATCAAGGTGAAAATTGGAGACTTGATTTTGCAAAAGATAACATTTCTATAGAAGTTGCTTTCAATCATTCAGGAACAATCGCATGGAATCTATAA